In Citrus sinensis cultivar Valencia sweet orange chromosome 4, DVS_A1.0, whole genome shotgun sequence, one DNA window encodes the following:
- the LOC102629657 gene encoding binding partner of ACD11 1 isoform X2, translating to MSIKTVKVSNVSLGATERGIKEFFSFSGDIEYVEMKSDNERTQIAYVTFKDMQGAETAVLLSGATIVDLSVSISLAPDYQLPPAASALHETKNKTPNGAESALRKAEDVVSSMLAKGFILGKDAVFKAKTFDEKHQFTSTASAKVASFDKKIGFSEKISVGTSVVSDRVREVDQKFQVSEKTKSAFVAAEQKVSSVGSAIMKNRYVFTGASWVAGAFNKVAHAAGEVGQKAKEKAGMAEEEQKRKMVDDFAQVHLAESPKTSSPSGQQPSKTEPAQGLVL from the exons ATGTCG ATTAAAACCGTCAAAGTCAGCAATGTTTCTCTGGGAGCAACGGAGAGAGGCATCAAggagtttttttctttttctggtGATATTGAATATGTAGAAATGAAGAG TGATAATGAGCGGACTCAAATTGCGTATGTTACCTTCAAGGATATGCAGGGAGCAGAGACTGCAGTTCTTCTTTCG GGTGCAACTATCGTTGATCTATCTGTCTCCATATCTCTGGCTCCAGATTATCAGCTTCCTCCTGCTGCTTCAGCTCTCCAC gaaacaaaaaataaaactccAAATGGTGCTGAATCAGCTTTGCGGAAGGCTGAGGATGTTGTAAGCAGCATGCTTGCGAAGGGTTTTATTTTAGGCAAAGATGCTGTCTTCAAAGCAAAGACTTTTGATGAGAAACACCAGTTTACCTCAACAGCCTCAGCTAAAGTTGCTTcctttgacaaaaaaattggATTCAGCGAGAAGATCAGTGTTGGCACTTCTGTTGTAAGTGACAGAGTCCGGGAAGTAGATCAGAAATTTCAGGTTTCTGAGAAAACGAAGTCAGCATTTGTAGCAGCTGAGCAAAAAGTTAGTAGTGTAGGATCTGCCATAATGAAGAACCGCTATGTATTTACTGGGGCTTCGTGGGTGGCAGGGGCTTTCAATAAGGTTGCCCACGCTGCTGGAGAAGTTGGGCAGAAGGCTAAAGAGAAAGCAGGAATGGCTGAAGAggaacagaaaagaaaaatggtggATGACTTTGCTCAAGTTCATCTAGCTGAGTCTCCAAAAACCTCTTCACCAAGTGGCCAACAGCCTTCCAAGACTGAACCCGCACAAGGTTTGGTCCTCTGA
- the LOC102629657 gene encoding binding partner of ACD11 1 isoform X1 yields MFNVALKIKTVKVSNVSLGATERGIKEFFSFSGDIEYVEMKSDNERTQIAYVTFKDMQGAETAVLLSGATIVDLSVSISLAPDYQLPPAASALHETKNKTPNGAESALRKAEDVVSSMLAKGFILGKDAVFKAKTFDEKHQFTSTASAKVASFDKKIGFSEKISVGTSVVSDRVREVDQKFQVSEKTKSAFVAAEQKVSSVGSAIMKNRYVFTGASWVAGAFNKVAHAAGEVGQKAKEKAGMAEEEQKRKMVDDFAQVHLAESPKTSSPSGQQPSKTEPAQGLVL; encoded by the exons ATGTTTAACGTCGCACTGAAG ATTAAAACCGTCAAAGTCAGCAATGTTTCTCTGGGAGCAACGGAGAGAGGCATCAAggagtttttttctttttctggtGATATTGAATATGTAGAAATGAAGAG TGATAATGAGCGGACTCAAATTGCGTATGTTACCTTCAAGGATATGCAGGGAGCAGAGACTGCAGTTCTTCTTTCG GGTGCAACTATCGTTGATCTATCTGTCTCCATATCTCTGGCTCCAGATTATCAGCTTCCTCCTGCTGCTTCAGCTCTCCAC gaaacaaaaaataaaactccAAATGGTGCTGAATCAGCTTTGCGGAAGGCTGAGGATGTTGTAAGCAGCATGCTTGCGAAGGGTTTTATTTTAGGCAAAGATGCTGTCTTCAAAGCAAAGACTTTTGATGAGAAACACCAGTTTACCTCAACAGCCTCAGCTAAAGTTGCTTcctttgacaaaaaaattggATTCAGCGAGAAGATCAGTGTTGGCACTTCTGTTGTAAGTGACAGAGTCCGGGAAGTAGATCAGAAATTTCAGGTTTCTGAGAAAACGAAGTCAGCATTTGTAGCAGCTGAGCAAAAAGTTAGTAGTGTAGGATCTGCCATAATGAAGAACCGCTATGTATTTACTGGGGCTTCGTGGGTGGCAGGGGCTTTCAATAAGGTTGCCCACGCTGCTGGAGAAGTTGGGCAGAAGGCTAAAGAGAAAGCAGGAATGGCTGAAGAggaacagaaaagaaaaatggtggATGACTTTGCTCAAGTTCATCTAGCTGAGTCTCCAAAAACCTCTTCACCAAGTGGCCAACAGCCTTCCAAGACTGAACCCGCACAAGGTTTGGTCCTCTGA
- the LOC102629162 gene encoding uncharacterized protein LOC102629162: MMDKKKSEDNNISAPSSIFTTLFGGIPNESTVASSLFSDSNPFKRQHRESQSAENESIFNPMNSDSLDSNNSELKKIKKTRQEKPNPDLPDAEGAATKTLSLSNKSTKLICPRSILGFEPNGTMENEIKKEHSSNVGSESYLNRQKQNSNFSVEGKKRSENKKTKKRKRDDVEKDYVEKKYGVIAKEEEGKKVVVGEKRKKADNETEDMLVHRKEEGFDDEGKLLRTIFVGNLPLKVKKKTLIKEFIKFGEIDSVRIRSVPIIDTKIPRKGAILQKQINENADSVHAYIVFKSEQSTEAALAFNMAVIGGNHIRLDRACPPRKKLKGEDTPLYDIKKTVFVGNLPFDVKDEEIYQLFCGLNDLESSVEAVRVIRHPHMRVGKGIAYVLFKTREAANLVIKRRNLKLRDRELRLSHAQQNCTPSKRKDVAPAVNSPPKKFVLDSRTLGSGNRSNSKVAMSYQGLQASKSCTQKKVHSGSSGVVKMKKSRTQKGERPKVQLEKRPAVALRKARAKAPKDVWVSRQAGMKRKMESQTPEISQRKKAKVNER; encoded by the exons ATGATGGACAAAAAGAAATCTGAAGATAACAACATTTCTGCCCCCTCCTCTATCTTCACAACCCTTTTTGGTGGCATCCCCAATGAAAGCACTGTTGCTTCCTCCCTTTTTTCAGACAGCAATCCTTTCAAAAGACAGCACCGAGAATCACAATCTGCTGAGAACGAATCCATCTTCAACCCTATGAATTCAGATTCCTTGGATTCTAATAATTCTGAgctgaagaaaataaagaaaaccaGACAGGAAAAGCCAAATCCTGATTTACCTGATGCTGAAGGAGCAGCGACTAAGACTCTTTCGTTGTCCAACAAATCCACGAAACTAATATGCCCAAGATCTATTTTGGGTTTTGAGCCAAATGGGACAATGGAGAATGAGATAAAGAAAGAACACAGTTCAAATGTTGGTTCAGAAAGTTATTTAAATAGACAAAAGCAAAATTCTAATTTCAGTGTTGAGGGAAAGAAAAGGAGTGAAAACAAGAAGACAAAAAAGAGGAAGAGGGATGATGTGGAGAAAGATTATGTGGAGAAGAAATATGGAGTGATTGcaaaagaggaagaaggaaAGAAGGTAGTGGtgggagaaaaaagaaagaaggcaGATAATGAGACGGAGGACATGTTGGTTCACAGAAAAGAAGAAGGGTTTGATGACGAGGGTAAGCTCTTGAGGACCATATTTGTTGGGAATTTGCCTTTGAAGGTGAAGAAGAAGACCCTAATTAAGGAGTTTATTAAGTTTGGAGAAATTGATTCTGTGAGGATTCGATCCGTGCCAATAATAGAt ACCAAAATACCGAGAAAAGGAGCAATACTTCAAAAGCAAATCAATGAGAATGCAGACAG TGTTCATGCATACATTGTTTTCAAATCAGAGCAATCAACTGAGGCTGCTTTGGCCTTTAATATGGCTGTG ATTGGAGGAAATCATATACGCTTGGACAGGGCCTGCCCACCACGTAAGAAGTTGAAAGGGGAAGATACTCCTCTTTATGATATCAAGAAGACTGTATTCGTGGGTAACCTCCCATTTGATGTAAAG gatgaagaaatttatCAGCTCTTTTGTGGCCTTAATGATCTGGAATCCAGTGTTGAAGCTGTTCGGGTTATTAGACATCCTCATATGAGGGTGGGAAAGGGAATCGCCTATGTGTTGTTTAAAACAAGG GAAGCTGCCAATTTGGTTATTAAGAGACGTAACTTGAAGCTCCGGGATAGGGAGCTAAGGCTTTCTCATGCCCAGCAAAATTGTACCCCATCGAAGAGAAAGGATGTGGCACCTGCAGTTAATTCCCCACCAAAGAAGTTTGTCTTGGATTCAAGGACTCTAGGAAGTGGAAATAGGTCCAATTCAAAGGTTGCTATGTCATACCAGGGTTTACAAGCTAGCAAATCTTGTACACAAAAGAAAGTCCATTCAGGGAGCAGTGGAGTAGttaagatgaagaaatcaaGAACTCAGAAAGGGGAGAGGCCTAAAGTACAGCTGGAGAAAAGACCAGCCGTTGCTCTAAGAAAGGCAAGGGCAAAAGCTCCGAAGGATGTTTGGGTTTCAAGACAGGCAGGGATGAAACGGAAAATGGAGAGCCAAACTCCGGAGATCTCACAGAGGAAAAAAGCCAAAGTGAACGAAAGATGA